Proteins encoded in a region of the Tripterygium wilfordii isolate XIE 37 chromosome 21, ASM1340144v1, whole genome shotgun sequence genome:
- the LOC119989826 gene encoding WAT1-related protein At5g07050-like yields MGKLTSFYNFLGSSKPYFAMISLQFGYAGMNIITKVSLNRGMSHYVLVVYRHAFATAVIAPFAFIFERKEQPRITFRVFMQIFVLALLGPVIDQNFYYAGLKFTSPTFSCAMSNMLPAMTFVMAVIFRMEKVDIKKVRCQAKVVGTLVTVAGAMLMTLYKGPIVELIWTKHIHPHKSYGTSNNNGSSDKEWFLGSILLIIATFAWASLFVLQTKALETYNNHQLSLTSLVCFFGTLQAIAVTFVMEHKSSVWRIGWDMNLLAAAYAGIVTSSISYYVQGLVIKKKGPVFATAFSPLMMIVVAIMGSFILAEKIFLGGIIGSVLIVIGLYSVLWGKHKESQSNKREKEIMDPVKGVQSNGAVLMIEDIEANDVDLQKAEANNNKVVPSMVITIPNNVPEVPSMKAKQQDT; encoded by the exons ATGGGGAAGCTAACAAGTTTCTACAACTTCCTTGGGAGCTCAAAACCCTACTTTGCCATGATTTCCTTACAATTTGGTTATGCTGGCATGAACATCATCACTAAGGTCTCGCTTAATCGTGGAATGAGCCACTATGTTCTAGTGGTTTATCGCCATGCCTTCGCCACCGCCGTCATCGCTCCTTTTGCTTTCATTTTTGAGAG GAAAGAACAACCAAGGATCACTTTCCGAGTTTTTATGCAAATTTTTGTCCTGGCTCTTCTTGG GCCTGTGATTGACCAAAACTTCTACTATGCTGGATTGAAATTCACTTCTCCAACTTTCTCATGTGCCATGAGCAACATGCTTCCCGCAATGACATTTGTCATGGCAGTCATATTCCG GATGGAGAAAGTTGATATAAAGAAAGTGAGGTGTCAAGCAAAAGTGGTAGGAACCCTAGTGACAGTGGCGGGGGCAATGTTGATGACCTTGTACAAAGGTCCAATTGTGGAGTTGATTTGGACTAAACATATTCATCCCCACAAATCTTATGGTACAAGCAACAACAATGGAAGTTCTGATAAGGAATGGTTCCTTGGCTCCATCCTCCTCATCATTGCCACTTTCGCTTGGGCTTCCTTATTTGTCTTGCAG ACCAAAGCATTGGAGACGTACAATAATCACCAGCTCTCACTAACATCACTAGTTTGCTTTTTTGGGACATTACAAGCAATTGCTGTGACATTTGTAATGGAACACAAATCCTCTGTCTGGAGAATTGGGTGGGACATGAACCTTCTTGCTGCTGCCTATGCT GGGATTGTGACATCAAGTATATCATACTATGTACAAGGACTAGTGATCAAGAAAAAAGGTCCAGTCTTTGCAACTGCATTTAGTCCTCTTATGATGATAGTTGTTGCAATCATGGGCTCATTCATCCTGGCTGAAAAGATTTTCCTGGGAgg TATAATTGGTTCAGTGTTGATAGTAATTGGTCTCTACTCGGTCCTGTGGGGGAAGCACAAGGAGAGCCAAAGCaataaaagagagaaggaaattaTGGATCCTGTAAAGGGTGTACAATCAAACGGTGCCGTCTTGATGATTGAAGATATTGAAGCTAATGATGTTGATCTGCAAAAGGCAGAAGCTAACAATAATAAGGTTGTGCCTTCAATGGTGATTACAATACCAAATAATGTTCCTGAAGTACCCTCAATGAAGGCAAAGCAACAGGACACATAA